In the genome of Chryseobacterium oryzae, one region contains:
- the dnaE gene encoding DNA polymerase III subunit alpha, which translates to MYLVFDTETTGLPKNFNAPLSDSDNWPRMVQIAWQLHDDDGTLIENQDYIIKPEGYDIPFNAARIHGITTKIAQEEGRNLEEILNEFSKVLEKVRVVSGHNVEFDYNIVGAEFYRKNIKDNLQEKPKADTMILGTDYCQLGGGKGGRYKSPKLEELYEKLYGHKFDEAHNAAADVNATAQVFFEMMRIGVIPAEILKISEDQLSYFKTLYPNPIKPFNIVIRRQVADFNSKKKQQDFGSVEDIDLGKYFNFNNHSVFSTLTATSSFNDLIKKAADDNFPAVGMVDLGNMMGAFKFVSAIEGANGDRAKKHKEYLVKKQEAEEKGEEFNEEEPVSEPLIPVVGCEFYISDRYEQKQFTKDDPDRRTQVVLLAKDFNGYKNLAKLSSIGFLKGFYFGVPRISRELIAEYKEGVIALTSGIHGDIPDAILNTGEQKGEELFKWWKDTFLDDFYVQIQNHKLPEEEHLNDVLLHFADKYSVKILAQNETFYTNKDDANIQDIVSCIKDGEKLTTPVGKGFGKRRGLATGEYYIKNSDEIKEAFLAYPDAFEAYEEFTAKFKPYTLKRDVLLPKFDIPEQFIHPEDDIDGGKRGEMAYLTHLTYEGAKKRYEATGITPEIKERLDFELEVVANTGYPGYFLIVQDFCNEARKMGVWVGPGRGSAAGSAVAYCIGITNVDPIKYDLLFERFLNPERVSMPDIDIDFDDEGRDKIIKWVVEKYGKTQVAQIITYSVLGGKSAIKDAGRVLDVPIPDTNNIAKLIPPSPGMNIAKALSKYDKLKPEEQQLVDEMKYVLNTPDDARHDVLASAKKMEGCIRNTGIHACGVIITPEDVSNLVPVTIAAKDADILVSQFDNSVAESAGLLKMDFLGLRTLTIIKDALKLVKARYNVDIDPDLIPLDDAKTYQLFKEGRTVGIFQYESPGMQKYMRELKPTVFADLIAMNALYRPGPIKYIPNFINRKHGIEEIVYDLPETEEYLKETYGITVYQEQVMLLSQKLANFTKGEADTLRKAMGKKQIDVLNKMYPKFIEGGRKNNLNEERLEKIWNDWKAFAEYAFNKSHSTCYAFIAYQTAYLKANYPAEYMASVMSNNINNTDSITMFMEDCKNIGVDVLGPDVNESQYKFSVNEKGQIRFGLGAIKGIGEGPSEAITKERENGKFKNIYDFFERILPSQMNKRVAESLVLAGAFDELDAYHRGQYFDIDMAGRTNLERLIRYGQSFQESKNEMENSLFADFAEEVQIEQPKLLPCPEWPNMHKLNKEKEIIGFYLSAHPLDEFKYQFQFMQGQLSKNAVLEKGEEIKPIIEEVPIIEQDKTEDLTDLAEIISDDIVAGEEEEIIEEITKKAEPKGIFGFLNLDEVDTYKEQAFANKQEELFEEKKKDWKTIQKERENGGGGKEYTVAGLITEYVVKDGFRSGEKVAFLTLEDYSGSYSFRLGDRDYMKLKEKLEVQRFVILKIKFAQVKDGRVFVNVNEVIELQEAFEKYAKSISLVMDVMDFRPEDLNFFRTVLERNQGSQKIKFFIKNNDDDSQIELQSMKQSVDLNGDLIKEIQLLNKYEFYLN; encoded by the coding sequence ATGTATTTAGTTTTTGACACAGAAACCACGGGTTTACCAAAGAATTTCAACGCTCCTCTTTCGGATTCAGATAACTGGCCAAGAATGGTGCAGATTGCATGGCAGCTGCATGATGATGACGGAACTTTAATTGAAAATCAGGATTATATCATAAAACCGGAAGGATATGATATTCCTTTCAACGCGGCAAGAATTCACGGGATTACCACCAAAATTGCTCAGGAAGAAGGTCGCAATCTGGAAGAAATTCTTAACGAATTTTCTAAAGTTTTAGAAAAAGTAAGAGTAGTTTCCGGACATAATGTGGAGTTTGACTATAACATCGTAGGAGCCGAGTTTTACCGAAAAAATATAAAGGATAACCTTCAGGAAAAGCCTAAAGCCGATACCATGATTCTGGGGACAGATTATTGTCAGCTTGGTGGCGGAAAAGGTGGACGTTACAAATCTCCCAAACTGGAAGAATTGTATGAAAAACTATACGGTCATAAATTTGATGAAGCTCACAATGCGGCTGCCGATGTTAATGCAACGGCTCAGGTTTTCTTTGAAATGATGAGAATCGGGGTAATTCCGGCGGAGATTTTAAAAATTTCTGAAGATCAGCTCTCTTATTTTAAAACGCTTTATCCCAATCCGATCAAGCCTTTCAATATTGTTATCAGAAGGCAGGTTGCAGACTTCAACAGTAAGAAAAAGCAACAGGATTTTGGAAGTGTTGAAGATATTGATCTTGGAAAATATTTTAATTTTAATAATCACAGTGTTTTTTCTACTTTAACGGCTACTTCTAGTTTTAATGATTTAATTAAAAAAGCCGCAGACGACAATTTTCCTGCTGTGGGAATGGTAGATTTGGGGAATATGATGGGGGCTTTCAAGTTTGTTTCGGCAATAGAAGGTGCGAATGGTGACCGGGCGAAAAAGCATAAAGAATATCTGGTAAAAAAACAGGAAGCAGAAGAAAAGGGAGAAGAATTTAATGAAGAAGAACCTGTTTCAGAACCTTTGATACCGGTTGTAGGCTGCGAATTTTACATTTCAGACCGCTACGAACAGAAGCAGTTTACCAAAGATGATCCGGACAGAAGAACACAGGTGGTTTTGCTGGCAAAAGATTTTAACGGATATAAAAATTTAGCTAAACTTTCAAGTATCGGTTTTCTCAAAGGCTTTTATTTTGGAGTTCCAAGGATCAGCCGTGAACTTATTGCTGAATATAAGGAAGGAGTTATTGCTTTAACATCGGGGATTCACGGGGATATTCCGGATGCTATTCTCAATACTGGTGAACAGAAAGGAGAGGAGCTTTTCAAATGGTGGAAAGATACTTTTCTAGATGATTTCTATGTTCAGATTCAAAATCACAAGCTGCCCGAAGAAGAACATTTGAATGATGTTTTACTTCATTTTGCAGATAAATACAGTGTTAAAATTTTAGCTCAGAACGAAACTTTTTATACCAATAAAGATGATGCCAATATTCAGGATATCGTAAGCTGTATTAAAGACGGAGAGAAGCTTACAACGCCTGTAGGTAAAGGTTTTGGTAAAAGAAGAGGTTTGGCGACAGGCGAGTATTACATCAAAAATTCTGATGAAATTAAAGAAGCATTTTTAGCCTATCCCGATGCTTTTGAGGCATATGAAGAATTTACGGCTAAATTTAAACCCTATACTTTAAAAAGAGATGTTCTTTTGCCGAAATTTGATATTCCGGAACAGTTTATTCATCCTGAAGATGATATAGATGGCGGAAAGCGGGGCGAAATGGCCTATTTAACTCATTTAACATACGAAGGTGCAAAAAAAAGATACGAAGCAACCGGAATTACTCCCGAAATAAAAGAACGTCTTGATTTCGAACTGGAAGTAGTTGCCAATACGGGCTATCCGGGTTACTTTTTGATTGTGCAGGATTTCTGTAACGAAGCCCGTAAAATGGGAGTTTGGGTAGGTCCCGGTCGTGGTTCTGCAGCAGGTTCTGCCGTTGCGTATTGTATTGGGATTACCAATGTAGATCCTATAAAATACGATCTTCTTTTTGAAAGATTTTTGAATCCGGAAAGGGTTTCTATGCCCGATATTGATATTGACTTCGATGATGAAGGTCGAGATAAAATCATTAAATGGGTGGTAGAAAAATACGGTAAAACTCAGGTGGCGCAGATTATTACTTATTCTGTTTTGGGTGGCAAATCGGCAATTAAGGATGCCGGAAGAGTTTTAGATGTGCCGATTCCCGATACCAATAATATTGCGAAGCTTATCCCGCCAAGTCCGGGGATGAATATTGCCAAAGCTTTATCTAAATATGATAAACTGAAGCCGGAAGAACAGCAGCTCGTTGATGAGATGAAATACGTTCTGAATACTCCAGATGATGCCCGACACGATGTGTTGGCAAGTGCCAAAAAGATGGAAGGCTGCATCAGAAATACAGGAATTCACGCATGCGGGGTCATCATTACACCTGAAGATGTAAGTAATTTGGTTCCTGTAACCATTGCGGCAAAAGATGCTGATATTTTGGTGTCTCAGTTTGATAACTCGGTGGCAGAAAGTGCAGGACTTTTGAAGATGGACTTTTTGGGGCTCAGAACTTTAACCATTATAAAAGATGCCTTAAAACTGGTAAAAGCCAGATATAATGTTGATATTGATCCGGATTTGATTCCGCTTGATGATGCAAAAACCTATCAGCTTTTTAAAGAAGGAAGAACGGTCGGGATTTTCCAGTATGAAAGTCCGGGAATGCAGAAATATATGCGAGAACTGAAGCCTACGGTTTTTGCCGATCTCATTGCTATGAACGCCCTTTATCGCCCGGGACCTATTAAATATATTCCGAATTTTATTAACCGTAAACACGGAATTGAGGAAATTGTTTACGATTTACCCGAAACCGAAGAATATTTAAAAGAAACTTATGGTATTACCGTTTATCAGGAGCAGGTAATGCTTCTTTCTCAAAAACTGGCGAACTTTACCAAAGGTGAAGCCGATACGCTGAGAAAAGCAATGGGTAAAAAGCAGATAGACGTTCTGAACAAAATGTACCCGAAATTTATTGAGGGCGGAAGGAAAAATAACCTTAATGAAGAACGTTTAGAAAAAATCTGGAATGACTGGAAAGCCTTTGCAGAATATGCTTTCAACAAATCTCACTCTACTTGCTACGCCTTCATTGCTTATCAGACTGCTTATCTGAAGGCCAATTATCCGGCAGAATATATGGCGAGTGTAATGAGCAATAACATTAACAATACCGACTCTATTACCATGTTTATGGAAGACTGTAAAAATATTGGTGTAGATGTTTTGGGGCCTGATGTGAATGAATCTCAGTATAAATTTTCTGTAAACGAAAAAGGGCAGATCCGTTTTGGTCTTGGAGCGATTAAAGGAATTGGAGAGGGACCAAGTGAAGCGATTACGAAAGAAAGAGAAAACGGAAAATTCAAAAATATTTATGATTTTTTTGAAAGAATTTTACCTTCCCAAATGAATAAAAGAGTAGCCGAAAGTTTGGTTTTGGCAGGAGCTTTTGATGAATTGGATGCCTATCACCGCGGTCAGTATTTTGATATTGATATGGCTGGAAGAACCAATTTAGAAAGATTGATCCGTTACGGACAAAGTTTTCAGGAAAGTAAAAACGAAATGGAGAATTCTCTTTTTGCCGATTTTGCCGAAGAAGTTCAGATTGAGCAGCCAAAATTGCTTCCTTGTCCGGAGTGGCCAAACATGCATAAGCTCAATAAAGAAAAAGAAATTATTGGCTTCTACCTTTCGGCACATCCGCTTGATGAATTCAAATATCAGTTCCAGTTTATGCAGGGGCAACTGTCTAAAAATGCAGTATTGGAAAAAGGTGAGGAGATAAAACCTATTATTGAGGAGGTTCCGATTATTGAGCAGGATAAAACGGAAGATTTAACAGATTTAGCAGAAATTATTTCGGATGATATTGTGGCGGGAGAAGAGGAAGAAATTATTGAAGAAATCACTAAAAAAGCAGAACCAAAGGGTATTTTCGGATTTTTGAATCTGGATGAGGTTGATACTTATAAAGAGCAGGCTTTTGCCAACAAACAGGAAGAACTCTTTGAAGAAAAGAAAAAAGACTGGAAAACAATTCAGAAAGAAAGAGAAAACGGCGGTGGCGGAAAAGAATATACTGTGGCAGGCTTAATAACTGAATATGTGGTAAAAGACGGTTTCAGAAGTGGTGAAAAAGTGGCTTTTCTTACCTTGGAAGATTATTCAGGATCTTATTCTTTCAGATTAGGCGATAGAGATTATATGAAACTGAAAGAAAAGCTTGAAGTACAGCGGTTTGTTATTTTAAAAATAAAATTTGCACAGGTAAAAGACGGAAGAGTTTTTGTGAATGTAAATGAGGTAATTGAGCTACAGGAAGCTTTTGAAAAATACGCCAAAAGTATTTCTTTAGTAATGGATGTGATGGATTTCCGTCCGGAAGATTTAAACTTTTTCCGTACTGTTCTGGAGAGAAATCAAGGTTCACAGAAAATTAAGTTTTTTATTAAAAACAATGATGATGACTCTCAAATAGAATTACAATCTATGAAACAGTCTGTCGATCTTAATGGAGATCTTATAAAGGAGATTCAGCTTTTAAATAAGTATGAGTTTTATTTGAATTAA
- a CDS encoding Ig-like domain-containing protein has protein sequence MKKLLLTCMLALSVGVYAQVGPPTAVNPNANNGYGFSQTSGTYTPLSANRTVWQSGSALSTDGISSLVTIPSFKYNGKTYNSVYISNNGFVTFGATSSLASTTTGLSTDSSAPNTIEGAIAGFSANLVNANTTTSEIAYETVGSKFVVQFTDLKVSGGSSSQLLNFQIQLDSSNNSIAIVYGTCASGSATATGQVGLKGAEASDLNNRTGADWTSTAVGTSTTSTVTFGTTGGVTIPASGLTFNYSPGTWLAAPTTYATIPFTENFSNWVNGNSTADLPNATYWRTWPSRGDNSWRASDITDSGFTSASGWSGVGGSSTVSAPAVTPAARFHSYNCLYVSGYMDLYVNLSGNSGDRLLTFNYLNTSGTDILQVQLSTDGGNTFTNIGSSIGVQDTWATKDFVLPSVSSTAILRFLATGDNGGSDIYVDNVNISINTTPPACTTITAPLNNATGVALAPTISWTSSVGTTSYKINLGTTPGGTDILNSFDVGNVITYTIPSTTPLLYGKLYYVKVLPSNSYGTAIGCTEFSFTTKNLNCPSVSAPSSSATNVSLTPTFTWTAVTDATGYKLTIGTTPGGNNILNAFDLGNVTTYTLPTSLTIGTKYYYTLNAYNSYNSSLSCTERSFTTAGCATVSAPASAATGVSLTPTFTWAAVTGVTGYKLNIGTTSGGTDVLNAFDVGNVTTYTLPNSLALGTKYYYTLNSYNSTSTTPGCSERTFTTLTACPSVSAPASAATGVSVTPTFTWAASANATGYKITIGTTSGGNDVLNAFDVGNVLTYTLPTPLNNGLKYFYTINGYNATSTSLGCSERNFTTVVTCFVPTALAITPSSVTTSGATATWTAPSTVPSNGYEVYYSSSSTAPTFTTPLNATNSVTSLTTSAPISGLSPSTAYYVWVRSVCNGPDRSSWTSVATFVTLCQPPALLSTTGTTVCPGNTATLSATAESGATITWYDAATAGTVLGTGLTYTTPVLSTTTNYYASAKSNGVSGDVGPVNPSALSSISATSYDVTTYYQIFDVTVPTTLVSIDVFPTAAVGANSAIEIRNSAGVTLINIPYTVTVTGGNTAQTIVLNYPLSVGTGYRIGQGTGVAINLNRNTEGANYPYTSSAINVTGNNFSLGTNYWYYIYNWKFSSSCEGPRQMVTATVSSVGCLGTSEAVAKESIQVYPNPFTDVLNISDIKNVKSISVMDVAGRLVKSFEKPTANLQLSELSSGMYLVVLHMNDGTKQTVKAIKK, from the coding sequence ATGAAAAAACTTTTACTAACGTGCATGTTAGCTCTCAGCGTTGGAGTATATGCACAGGTAGGACCACCTACTGCGGTAAATCCAAATGCTAACAATGGTTATGGATTTTCGCAAACATCTGGTACCTACACGCCGCTTTCGGCAAATCGAACTGTTTGGCAGTCTGGATCTGCCCTTTCCACTGATGGTATTTCTAGTTTGGTAACAATACCATCTTTTAAGTATAATGGGAAGACTTACAATTCTGTCTATATTAGCAACAATGGGTTTGTTACTTTTGGAGCAACGTCTAGTTTAGCTTCAACTACGACAGGTCTTTCCACTGATTCGTCTGCTCCAAATACCATAGAAGGTGCAATAGCAGGTTTTTCTGCCAATTTAGTAAATGCTAATACTACAACTTCCGAAATTGCTTATGAAACAGTTGGTTCTAAATTTGTAGTACAATTTACAGATCTTAAAGTAAGCGGAGGTTCTTCTTCTCAATTACTTAATTTTCAGATTCAATTAGATTCGTCAAATAATTCTATTGCTATTGTTTATGGAACTTGTGCTTCGGGAAGTGCAACTGCAACAGGACAGGTTGGATTAAAGGGAGCGGAAGCATCTGATCTTAATAATAGGACCGGGGCAGATTGGACCTCAACAGCAGTTGGTACATCAACAACTTCTACAGTAACATTTGGAACTACTGGAGGAGTTACGATACCAGCATCTGGACTAACGTTTAATTATAGCCCAGGAACTTGGTTAGCTGCTCCAACTACCTATGCAACCATTCCTTTTACCGAAAATTTTTCTAACTGGGTAAATGGTAACTCTACTGCAGACTTGCCAAATGCAACCTATTGGAGAACTTGGCCTTCAAGAGGTGATAATTCTTGGAGAGCGAGTGATATTACCGATAGTGGTTTTACAAGTGCTTCAGGATGGAGTGGTGTTGGAGGATCTTCAACAGTTTCTGCACCTGCAGTAACACCAGCTGCCAGATTCCATTCTTATAACTGCTTATATGTATCTGGATACATGGATTTATACGTAAATCTTTCGGGAAATTCTGGCGATAGACTTTTAACATTTAATTACCTTAATACTTCAGGAACTGATATTTTACAAGTTCAATTATCTACGGATGGCGGAAATACTTTTACGAATATTGGTTCTTCTATAGGAGTTCAGGATACGTGGGCTACCAAAGATTTTGTTTTACCTTCGGTAAGTAGTACTGCGATTTTAAGATTTTTGGCAACTGGAGATAATGGTGGCAGTGATATCTATGTGGATAATGTAAATATATCAATAAATACCACTCCTCCTGCATGTACAACTATTACAGCTCCTCTTAATAATGCTACTGGAGTTGCTCTTGCTCCTACAATAAGTTGGACTTCATCTGTTGGGACAACTTCTTACAAAATAAATCTTGGAACGACTCCTGGAGGTACTGATATTCTTAATAGTTTTGATGTGGGTAATGTAATTACTTATACAATACCTAGTACAACTCCATTATTGTATGGTAAATTATACTATGTAAAAGTTTTACCAAGCAATTCATATGGTACAGCTATAGGATGTACAGAATTTTCTTTTACAACTAAAAACTTAAATTGTCCTTCTGTAAGTGCGCCTTCATCTTCTGCTACAAATGTTTCGCTTACTCCAACTTTTACATGGACAGCTGTAACTGATGCTACAGGTTATAAGTTAACAATAGGTACAACTCCAGGTGGTAATAATATTCTTAATGCTTTCGATTTGGGGAATGTTACAACATATACATTGCCAACATCTTTAACTATTGGGACAAAGTATTATTATACCTTAAATGCTTATAATTCTTATAATTCTTCATTAAGTTGTACGGAAAGAAGCTTTACTACAGCTGGTTGTGCAACAGTAAGTGCTCCTGCTTCAGCTGCAACTGGGGTATCTTTAACGCCAACATTTACTTGGGCTGCTGTTACAGGAGTTACAGGTTATAAATTAAATATTGGAACTACATCTGGAGGAACTGATGTTTTAAATGCATTCGATGTAGGTAACGTAACAACTTATACCTTGCCAAATTCTTTGGCTCTAGGAACAAAATACTATTATACTTTAAATAGCTACAATAGTACAAGTACTACTCCCGGTTGTTCTGAAAGAACATTTACTACTTTAACGGCTTGTCCAAGTGTAAGTGCTCCTGCTTCAGCAGCAACAGGAGTTTCTGTTACTCCTACTTTTACGTGGGCAGCGAGTGCTAATGCAACTGGATATAAGATTACAATTGGAACTACTTCTGGTGGTAATGATGTTTTAAATGCTTTTGATGTAGGTAATGTTCTTACTTATACTTTACCAACGCCTTTAAATAATGGTTTAAAATATTTTTATACAATTAATGGATATAATGCAACAAGTACCTCTTTAGGATGTTCTGAAAGGAATTTCACAACTGTAGTTACTTGTTTTGTTCCTACTGCTTTGGCAATAACTCCTTCAAGTGTTACAACGTCTGGAGCTACTGCAACTTGGACTGCTCCTTCTACAGTTCCATCTAATGGATATGAGGTGTATTATAGTTCTTCGAGTACAGCACCGACATTTACAACTCCTTTAAATGCGACAAACTCAGTAACCTCTTTAACAACTTCAGCCCCAATAAGTGGATTATCTCCTTCTACAGCATATTACGTTTGGGTAAGATCGGTGTGTAATGGTCCTGATAGAAGTTCTTGGACTTCAGTAGCAACTTTTGTAACATTATGTCAACCTCCAGCTTTGCTTTCTACTACAGGAACAACGGTTTGTCCTGGTAATACAGCAACTCTTTCAGCAACTGCAGAAAGTGGAGCTACTATCACATGGTATGATGCAGCGACTGCAGGTACAGTTTTAGGTACGGGATTAACATATACTACGCCAGTTTTATCAACGACTACTAATTATTATGCTTCAGCTAAATCTAATGGAGTGTCAGGTGATGTAGGTCCTGTAAATCCAAGTGCATTATCAAGCATCAGTGCAACAAGTTATGATGTTACAACATACTATCAAATATTCGATGTTACCGTACCAACCACTTTAGTAAGTATTGATGTATTTCCTACAGCTGCTGTAGGAGCTAATTCTGCAATCGAAATTCGTAATAGTGCAGGTGTAACATTAATTAATATTCCTTATACCGTTACAGTGACTGGAGGTAATACTGCACAGACAATTGTGTTAAATTACCCATTATCTGTAGGTACAGGGTATAGAATTGGTCAGGGAACAGGTGTGGCAATTAATTTAAATAGAAATACGGAGGGTGCTAATTACCCATACACATCATCTGCAATTAACGTAACTGGTAATAATTTCAGTTTAGGAACAAATTACTGGTATTATATATATAATTGGAAATTCTCAAGTTCTTGTGAAGGTCCAAGACAAATGGTTACAGCTACTGTTAGTTCTGTAGGATGTTTAGGTACTTCTGAAGCTGTTGCTAAAGAAAGTATTCAAGTATATCCAAACCCATTTACTGATGTGTTGAATATTTCAGACATTAAAAATGTGAAATCTATTTCTGTGATGGATGTTGCTGGAAGATTGGTAAAATCTTTCGAAAAACCAACAGCTAATCTTCAGTTAAGCGAATTGAGTTCTGGAATGTATTTGGTTGTTCTTCATATGAATGACGGTACTAAGCAAACTGTAAAAGCAATTAAAAAATAA
- a CDS encoding T9SS-dependent choice-of-anchor J family protein: MKKILLLSQILFGVFMMAQVSYTQDWTASGLNGWTSSQKLFGDVFEDITDPSEICGSSGGTIRGERYYGNAGQLTSPQMTGNNQGQITMSFDYKVLDYSWSGPGSPTASNLIGSISVEYASSLSGPWTAVYTIDENNHTESASCATKTFTFIPPNSATFYVRFNVISDNSGDSFYYFDNVAISQSAPPTCLQPSGIAASNISSSNALLSWTAPSTVPANGYEVYYSTSSTFPTSTIVLNATNSVTSNTTSANLPNLVANSTYYVWVRSVCSTSDKGYWIGALTFNTPCVSTTIPYAQNFDGVTAPSLPSCTTAVNYGLGNIWKTQDISQSSTVPAGFNGNVLNYSYNSNEPADTWFFTQGINLTAGVNYRIKYKFSNATGYQYNEKMKVAYGSTNNAAGMTNLLRDYPSVIGGVITNDFVDFTPATTGVYYFGFQAYSDEDMNQIYLDDINIDLKPACSEPSSSSITNLTYNTATLNWSSVSPVPGVGYEYYVSTVNTAPTAGTVTSATSVNLPSVVANTTYYYWIRTNCTTTSNSNWITGTFKTPPVNDNCSNATTLTPGANFAQNSVVGTTVGATLTSDATATTTCQTIRYADTWYKVVVPASGSITIETNSDAGSSVTDTVLGVYSGSCGSLVEIGCDDDSSDDGSFSKLSLTSANSITPGETLLIGVWNYSATNNGTFKVSAYDASLSTSEVVKTKNDIKVYPNPFTDVLNISDIKNIKSISVMDVAGRLVKSFEKPTANLQLSELNAGMYLVVLHMNDGTKQTVKAIKK; this comes from the coding sequence ATGAAGAAAATTTTATTATTAAGTCAAATACTTTTTGGAGTATTTATGATGGCTCAGGTGTCATACACACAAGACTGGACAGCTTCTGGTCTTAATGGCTGGACCTCTTCTCAAAAATTGTTTGGAGATGTTTTTGAGGATATAACAGATCCTTCCGAAATTTGTGGTTCATCTGGTGGAACTATTAGAGGAGAAAGATATTATGGGAACGCTGGGCAGTTAACTTCCCCTCAGATGACTGGAAATAATCAGGGGCAAATAACAATGTCTTTTGATTATAAGGTATTGGATTATTCATGGTCAGGTCCTGGTAGTCCAACAGCATCTAACCTAATTGGAAGTATATCTGTAGAATATGCATCGAGTTTATCAGGACCTTGGACAGCTGTTTATACAATCGATGAAAATAATCACACAGAAAGCGCATCATGTGCTACAAAGACATTTACATTTATACCTCCAAATTCAGCAACTTTTTATGTGAGGTTTAATGTAATTTCTGATAATTCAGGAGATTCATTTTATTATTTCGATAATGTAGCAATTTCACAATCTGCTCCCCCAACATGTTTGCAACCATCAGGAATTGCGGCATCAAATATTTCTTCATCTAATGCACTATTATCGTGGACTGCACCTTCAACAGTTCCTGCGAATGGATATGAAGTTTATTATAGTACTTCATCAACATTTCCTACAAGTACAATTGTATTAAATGCAACCAATTCGGTAACATCTAATACCACATCTGCAAATTTGCCTAATTTGGTTGCTAATAGTACTTATTATGTATGGGTTAGATCTGTATGTTCTACTTCAGATAAGGGTTATTGGATAGGAGCTCTTACCTTTAATACTCCTTGTGTTTCAACTACTATTCCTTATGCTCAAAATTTTGATGGTGTTACTGCTCCATCATTACCAAGTTGTACTACTGCGGTAAATTATGGATTAGGAAATATTTGGAAAACGCAAGATATATCTCAATCTTCTACTGTACCAGCTGGTTTCAATGGTAATGTTCTAAATTATTCATATAATTCGAATGAACCAGCAGATACTTGGTTTTTTACACAGGGAATCAATTTAACAGCTGGTGTTAATTACAGAATAAAATATAAGTTTTCTAATGCCACTGGCTATCAATATAACGAAAAAATGAAAGTAGCTTACGGAAGTACAAATAACGCTGCCGGAATGACTAATCTGCTTAGAGATTATCCTAGTGTAATTGGCGGTGTTATTACCAATGATTTTGTAGATTTTACTCCAGCTACAACAGGGGTTTATTATTTTGGCTTTCAGGCATATTCGGACGAAGATATGAATCAGATATATTTAGATGATATTAATATTGATCTTAAGCCGGCATGTTCGGAGCCATCATCTTCCTCAATTACAAATTTAACATACAATACAGCTACTTTAAACTGGTCATCAGTATCTCCTGTACCAGGAGTTGGTTATGAGTACTATGTTTCAACAGTGAATACAGCTCCAACAGCAGGAACAGTTACATCGGCAACATCTGTTAATTTACCATCTGTAGTAGCAAATACAACCTATTATTATTGGATAAGAACTAACTGTACAACTACATCTAATAGTAATTGGATAACAGGTACATTTAAAACACCTCCTGTAAATGATAATTGTTCAAATGCAACTACTTTAACTCCTGGAGCTAATTTTGCTCAGAATTCTGTTGTAGGAACCACTGTTGGTGCTACTCTTACGAGTGATGCTACTGCAACAACAACTTGTCAAACCATACGATATGCGGACACTTGGTATAAAGTTGTTGTCCCGGCAAGTGGTAGTATTACTATAGAAACAAATTCAGATGCAGGATCTTCAGTTACCGATACAGTTCTTGGAGTATATTCCGGATCGTGTGGATCTCTCGTAGAAATTGGTTGTGATGACGATAGCTCAGACGATGGATCGTTTTCTAAACTTAGTTTAACATCTGCTAATTCTATTACTCCTGGAGAAACACTCTTAATTGGAGTTTGGAATTACAGTGCTACTAACAACGGAACTTTCAAAGTTTCTGCTTATGATGCGAGTTTATCAACATCAGAAGTTGTTAAGACTAAAAACGATATTAAAGTATATCCAAACCCGTTTACTGATGTATTGAATATTTCAGACATTAAAAATATAAAATCTATTTCTGTGATGGATGTTGCTGGAAGATTGGTGAAATCTTTCGAAAAACCAACAGCTAATCTTCAGTTAAGCGAATTGAATGCTGGAATGTATTTGGTTGTTCTTCATATGAATGACGGTACTAAGCAAACTGTAAAAGCAATCAAGAAATAA